The Halorubrum salinarum genome segment GTCGACCGCGGCGACGCGACCTCTCGGGATCCCTCCGCGGAGCGAGCGACGGAGCGCGAGCGCTGACGGAACCGTCGTTCCGGTCGGCGATAGTGGCCGGTCACGCCGTCGCGACGCCGACACGGCCGCGCCGAGCGCGCCTCGCGAGCCTCAGCCGAACACGACGAACCGGAACAGCCACAGCGTCCCCATCCCGGTCGCGATGGTCGCGAAGACGTTCTCGGTCCGCCACGCGACGGCGCCGGCGACGGCGCCGGCGATCAGCCGCTCGTCGAGGAGGGTCGCGGCCACCGACGGGCGCAGCGTCACCAGGTCTGGGAGGACGAGCGCCGCGAGGACCGCGGGCGGGACGTACCGAAGCGGCCGCTGAACGCGCGTCGGGACCCCGTCGATCCGGCCGAACAGGTAGATGAACGAGAGGCGGATCCCGTAGGTCAGCACGCCGATGACGAGGATGGCGACCCACGCTCTCGGCGAGGCGACGAGCCCGCCGACCCCGCCGGTCACTGGCCCGCGACCTCCGTTGCGAGCCCCGCGCCGATCCCGCACAGCGCGCCGACGAGCAGCCCGAGGTTGAGCGGGAGCCCGGCCGCGACGACCGCGACCGCGCCGCCGGCGACGCCCGCGACGGTGGTCGGGCGGTCCTTCATCGCCGGGACGAGGAGCGCCAGGAACACGAGCGGCACCGCGAAGGTTAGCCCCCACGCGTCGGGGACGCCGGCGCCGAGGACGACGCCCGCGACGGTGCCGATCTGCCAGACGATCCACAGCGAGGCGGCCGCGCCGAGGTAGTAGCGCCACCGGCTCCGGTCGGGGTTCTCGCCGAACTCGGCCACCGAGAGCGCGTACGCCTGGTCGGTGAGGAGGTACGCGAGCCCCGCCCGGAGGCGGCGCCCGTAGTCGGCGAAGTGCGGCGCGATGGATGCCGAGTACATCAGCATCCGGAGGTTGATCACGACGGCCGTCCCGACGACGACCGCGAGCGGCGCGTTCTCGCCGAGCAGGTCTAGCGCCGCCAGCTGGGAGGCGCCGGCGAACACGATCACCGACATCCCGACCGCCTCGGCGAGGCCGAGCCCCGCGTCGACGGCGGCGATGCCGGCCACGAGCGCGAACGGCGCGACCCCGAGGATGAGCGGCGACACGTCGCGGACGCCGGCCAGCAGGTCCTCGTCGAGGACGGAGTCGGACACGGCTACTTCTCCCGCGGGTACGGCGGCTCGTCGTACTTCGCCGCGAGGTGGTCCGCGTGCTCCAGCTTCGTGTTCGCCTTGCGGAAGGTGCCGAGCAGGGTGTGGATCTCGCGTTCCGTCGGGTGCGCGCGGCCGAGCAGCCGCCGCATCAGCAGCGCGTTCTTCTCGCGGACGTGGTCGCGCTGCCCCGTCGCCGCGAGGAAGTCCTCGAAGAACCCGTGGAAGCGCTCCACGTCGGCCTCGGGCGCGCGGGTGACCTCGGTGTCGGGCAGCTGGGTCTCGCCGACCGTGAGGTCGCGCAGCTCGTACAGCAGGACGGTCGCGGCCTGCCCGAGGTTGAGGACGGGGTAGTCGTCGTCGGCCGGGATCGAACACACCTCGTCGAGCCGCGAGAGCTCCTCGTTGTTGAGCCCGCGCCCCTCGCGGCCGAAGACGATGGCGGTGGGCGCGTCGACCGTCTTCAGGGACTCGCGGAGCTCGACGGGCGTCTTGAACGGGAAGCGCTCGTGGCTGCGGTCGTCCTCGCCGGTGATCGCGGTCGTGCCGACCGTGTGGTAGTTCGCGACGACCTCGTCGAAGGTGACCTCGTCCGCGTTCGGCAGCACGTCCTCCCGGGCGTGGCCGGCGAAGCCGTACGCCTCGCCGTCCTCCCGCAGCTCCGGCGGGTCGACCAGCTTGAGGTCGGTGAGGCCGAAGTTCTTCATCGCCCGCGCGATGGTCCCGACGTTGCCCGGCGTCTCGGGCTCGACGACGACGACCACGGGCTTCCGCCGAGCCGCCGCGCCGTCCGCCGAGTCGGATGCCTCGGCGTCAGTCGGGTCCGCCGCCCCCTCGTCTTCTTCCGTGGCCGGCGCTCGCTCGTCGCCGCTCATCGGTCCGACGGGTAGTCGGTGGAGAGGTCGAGGTCGGACTCCGCCAGCTCCTCCTCGGTCAGTTCCTCGCGGTCGGTCTCCTCGCCGCGGGCGAGTTCGAGGATGTCGATCCGCTCGCCCTCGAACCCCTCCTCGATCCGCTCTTGGACCTCCTGCTGGTCGGGCAGGTCCGGGAGCCCGTCGGGGTCCTCCTCGACGTGCTCGACGGAGCCGTACCCCTCGGGGGCCTCGTTGCCGGCGGCGACCCACTCGTGGAAGCGGTCGGCGAACTCGACGGACCCCTTGTGCTCGCTGCCGCCCTCCTCGCGGAACCAGTAGAGCAGGTCGGGCTCGTGTTCGGGACAGAGCAGGACCTCGCCCTCCGGCTCGCCGTACACGATCTCCGCCTCGTTACAGCGGTGGACCTCCGCCTCGCCGTAGTCGAGGTAGCAGACGTCGCAGGGCTCCTCGACGAGGCTGACGAGCCGCAGGAGCCGCTCTCGCGGGTCCTCCGGGATCTCGTCGAGGGGCTTCAGCTCCTCGTCGTCGCTGAATATCTCGTCCTCCTCGAAGCGCCACCCGCGGAGGCCGATGCTCACTTTCGCCATGTTCACGCTACGCTCCGGCGGCGATAAAAGCGCGTCCTTCCCGGCACGCGGACGGTCGCTGCGCCGCGCCGGGGCCGCGGCGTCCGCACGCGCTCGCCGCCGACGCGGTCGCTTATATCCCCGGCCGCCCTCGTTCAGGGCATGAGACGGCGGCGACTCCTCGGACTGACCGCGGCCGGAACTCTCGGCGCCGCGGCGGGCTGTCTGAGCGGGGGCGACGCGGCGGACGACGGCGACGCAGCAGCTGATAGCGACGGAGCGAGCGGCGGCGACGCGGACGGGGAGAGCGAGTCGACCGGCGACGGCGGAAGCGGAGACGGGGAAGACGGGTCCGCGTGGCCCACCGGCACCTACGCCGACTACGAGACGACGACCGTGACCGTCGAGGGGACCGACGGGGCGGAGCACGGGTCGGTGACCGCCGCGCTCGCTGACACTCGCGACAAGCGCTTCCTCGGGCTCAGCGACGCCGAGTCGCTCCCCGAGGACGGCGGCATGCTGTTCGTCTACGACGCCCCCAAAGACTCTCTCACCTACGTGATGCGCGAGATGGACTTCGGCATCGACATCGTCTACGTCGACGGCGACCGGAAAATCGTCGCGATCCACAACGCGCCGGAGCCGGGTCCGAACGAGGACGGCGAGGAACAGCGGTATCCCGGCTCCGGGCAGTACGTGCTCGAAGTCCCCTACGAGTGGACCGACCGGCACGGCGTGTCAGTGGGGGACTCGCTGGCGTTCGACCTGTGAGGGCGTCTCAGCGGGGTCGGTCGGCCGCCGCCGCGTCGAGCATGTTCAGGTCCGTGGTCCGGGCGACGGCCACCGCGAGCACGACGCTCATGACCGCGAAAAGCGCCGCGACGGCGAGGGCGAAGACACCCACGCCGACCGTGACGAGCAGTTGACTCCCGAGCAGTTCCGCGCCTATCGTCGCGAGGAGAGCGGCCGAGGCGAGTCCGAGCAACCGGTACTCCGTTTTCGTGTACATATCCCGGATAGGTGACGAACGGCATTAAGACGTGTCCGACGGCTGCCCTCGTGTCCCATACTGACACGTATCGGGGCGTCTGCGGACGGATTCTCGGCTCGTTCGGCGGCGCGTCTTCGCCCGCCGGTCCGTCCTCGTACTCCGCCCGTTTCTCACCTCGTCTCCCCCGACTATTCCCCCCGTTTATGTCGCTCGCGCCCGTGGTGATCGTATGCGAAACGTGGACGCCGCGGGACTCGGGATCGGCGACGACCACCCGCCCCGGATCATGGGCGTGCTCAACGTCTCGGAGGAGTCGCCGTACGACCCCAGCGTGTACGACGACCCCGGCGAGGCCGCCGCGTACGTCGACGAGGAGCTGATCGGCGAGGGCGCCGACATCGTCGACGTGGGCCTCGAATCGGCCAACAAGGACCTCGACGTGCTCTCGGCCGAACAGGAGCTCGACCGGCTCGACACCGCCGTCGAGACCCTCGAATCGACCTCGGGGGACGCCGTCTGGTCGATCGAGACCCGCTACCACGAGGTCGCCGACGAGGCGCTCTCGCGCGGCTTCGACATGGTCAACGACATCTGCGGGTTCGCCGACCCGGAGATGCCCCGCGTCTGCCGCGAGCACGACGTGGCGGTCTCGAAGATGGCCTCGCCGCCGGACCTGGAACGCCCGGGCGCCATCGAGGACGTGGACGACATCTACGAGGCCCTCTCGATGAACGGCCTCACCGACAAGACCATCCTCGACCCCGCGTTCGGCGGCTGGTCCGAGGCGAAGACCCACGAGGACGACCG includes the following:
- a CDS encoding DUF192 domain-containing protein — protein: MRRRRLLGLTAAGTLGAAAGCLSGGDAADDGDAAADSDGASGGDADGESESTGDGGSGDGEDGSAWPTGTYADYETTTVTVEGTDGAEHGSVTAALADTRDKRFLGLSDAESLPEDGGMLFVYDAPKDSLTYVMREMDFGIDIVYVDGDRKIVAIHNAPEPGPNEDGEEQRYPGSGQYVLEVPYEWTDRHGVSVGDSLAFDL
- a CDS encoding RNA methyltransferase, producing the protein MSGDERAPATEEDEGAADPTDAEASDSADGAAARRKPVVVVVEPETPGNVGTIARAMKNFGLTDLKLVDPPELREDGEAYGFAGHAREDVLPNADEVTFDEVVANYHTVGTTAITGEDDRSHERFPFKTPVELRESLKTVDAPTAIVFGREGRGLNNEELSRLDEVCSIPADDDYPVLNLGQAATVLLYELRDLTVGETQLPDTEVTRAPEADVERFHGFFEDFLAATGQRDHVREKNALLMRRLLGRAHPTEREIHTLLGTFRKANTKLEHADHLAAKYDEPPYPREK
- a CDS encoding AzlD domain-containing protein, with the protein product MTGGVGGLVASPRAWVAILVIGVLTYGIRLSFIYLFGRIDGVPTRVQRPLRYVPPAVLAALVLPDLVTLRPSVAATLLDERLIAGAVAGAVAWRTENVFATIATGMGTLWLFRFVVFG
- a CDS encoding AzlC family ABC transporter permease, which translates into the protein MSDSVLDEDLLAGVRDVSPLILGVAPFALVAGIAAVDAGLGLAEAVGMSVIVFAGASQLAALDLLGENAPLAVVVGTAVVINLRMLMYSASIAPHFADYGRRLRAGLAYLLTDQAYALSVAEFGENPDRSRWRYYLGAAASLWIVWQIGTVAGVVLGAGVPDAWGLTFAVPLVFLALLVPAMKDRPTTVAGVAGGAVAVVAAGLPLNLGLLVGALCGIGAGLATEVAGQ